A genomic window from Blattabacterium cuenoti includes:
- a CDS encoding sigma-70 family RNA polymerase sigma factor: protein MRQLKITKQVTNRESESLDKYLHEIGKIPLLTPEEEVKYARKARKGDSSAVDKLVNANLRFVVSVAKQYQNQGLSLCDLINEGNLGLIKGILRFDETRGFKCISYVVWWIRQAILQAIAEQSRSIRQPTNKLALLNKILKTLSLLEQKLQRTPSAREISEYLNMNEKDVEESIKNSGRHISMDAPLIEGEDSNLYDLVRSDESPRPDEHLEKESLRKDIKRILETLSERERRVIILHFGLNGSPPMTLEEVGQFCDLTRERVRQIESIALKRLKHSTRSKILKPYLG, encoded by the coding sequence ATGAGACAACTTAAAATTACTAAACAAGTAACCAATCGTGAATCTGAATCATTAGATAAATATCTTCATGAGATAGGTAAAATTCCATTATTAACTCCAGAAGAAGAAGTAAAATACGCTCGTAAAGCAAGAAAAGGAGATTCTAGTGCTGTAGATAAACTTGTTAATGCTAATTTACGTTTTGTCGTTTCTGTTGCAAAACAATATCAAAATCAAGGATTAAGTTTATGTGATTTAATTAATGAAGGAAATTTGGGTTTAATTAAGGGAATTTTACGTTTTGATGAAACAAGAGGATTTAAATGTATTTCTTATGTTGTTTGGTGGATTAGACAAGCTATTTTACAAGCAATAGCTGAACAATCACGTTCTATTCGTCAACCTACAAATAAATTAGCTTTATTAAATAAAATATTAAAAACTTTGTCTCTCTTAGAACAAAAACTTCAAAGGACACCATCTGCAAGAGAAATTTCAGAATATTTAAATATGAATGAAAAAGATGTCGAAGAATCTATAAAAAATTCAGGACGTCATATTTCAATGGATGCACCTTTAATAGAAGGAGAAGATTCTAATTTATATGACTTAGTCCGATCTGATGAATCTCCACGTCCAGATGAACATTTAGAAAAAGAATCTCTTCGTAAAGATATTAAACGTATTTTAGAAACTTTAAGTGAAAGAGAACGTCGTGTAATTATCTTACATTTTGGATTAAATGGATCCCCTCCAATGACATTAGAAGAAGTAGGACAATTTTGTGATTTAACTAGAGAACGTGTTAGACAAATTGAAAGTATCGCATTAAAAAGATTAAAACATTCTACTAGAAGTAAAATTCTTAAACCTTATTTAGGATAA
- the tpiA gene encoding triose-phosphate isomerase → MRKKIIIANWKMNHDFYETTSFIRNLLKFIFERKIYHKKKIIISPSFPFLHISNQIIQGTTLNIAAQNIHYMDNGSYTGEVSASMLKSIGIQKIILGHSERKKYFIETNDILFKKIQKGLQYNFDIIFCIGETLIERETKKHFLIIKKQLEETIFKFSLKYIHHFIIAYEPIWAIGTGNTAYPEEIKKMHEYIRFLFKKKYGENISNNISILYGGSINDINAKNIFSINNVDGGLIGNASLKIEKFLTIIQS, encoded by the coding sequence ATGAGAAAAAAAATTATTATTGCAAATTGGAAAATGAATCATGATTTTTATGAAACAACTTCTTTTATTAGAAATTTATTAAAATTTATTTTTGAAAGAAAAATATATCATAAAAAAAAAATTATAATTTCTCCTTCTTTTCCTTTTTTACATATTTCTAATCAAATTATACAAGGAACTACTTTAAATATTGCAGCACAAAATATCCATTATATGGATAATGGATCTTATACAGGAGAAGTATCTGCTTCGATGTTAAAATCGATAGGAATTCAAAAAATAATATTAGGACATAGTGAACGTAAAAAATATTTTATAGAAACAAATGATATTCTTTTTAAAAAAATTCAAAAAGGATTACAATATAATTTTGATATAATATTTTGTATTGGAGAAACGTTAATTGAAAGAGAAACAAAAAAACATTTTTTAATAATAAAAAAACAATTGGAAGAAACTATTTTTAAATTTTCTTTAAAATATATTCATCATTTTATTATAGCATATGAACCTATATGGGCTATAGGAACAGGAAATACAGCTTATCCTGAAGAAATAAAAAAAATGCATGAATATATTCGTTTTTTATTTAAAAAAAAATATGGAGAAAATATATCTAACAATATATCTATATTATATGGAGGTAGTATTAATGATATTAATGCTAAAAATATTTTTTCTATAAATAATGTAGACGGAGGTCTTATAGGAAATGCTTCATTAAAAATAGAAAAATTTTTAACAATTATTCAATCTTAA
- a CDS encoding nucleotide modification associated domain-containing protein, whose translation MFVDFIMNKCQKIFKKKLNYYNLSWNIIGISSIIDQIFIKIIRIKNIQKKGYQKIKEENITDTYIDVINYLIIILIKLNISYKFIKKLSHYEIINLYIKQFNKIKNLTKLKKKYLSLEKIIEYIFFLKKNKKNLLNKELEKIILKMLNIIISLTLKLKN comes from the coding sequence ATGTTTGTTGATTTTATTATGAATAAATGTCAAAAAATATTTAAAAAAAAATTAAATTATTATAATTTATCATGGAATATTATAGGAATTAGTTCTATAATAGATCAAATTTTTATTAAAATAATTAGAATAAAAAATATTCAAAAAAAAGGATATCAAAAAATAAAAGAAGAAAATATTACAGATACTTATATAGATGTTATAAATTATTTGATTATTATTTTGATAAAATTGAATATTTCTTATAAATTTATTAAAAAACTTTCACATTATGAAATAATTAATCTTTATATTAAACAATTTAATAAAATAAAAAATTTAACAAAATTAAAAAAAAAATATCTTTCTTTAGAAAAAATTATAGAATATATTTTTTTTCTAAAAAAAAATAAAAAAAATTTATTGAATAAAGAATTAGAAAAAATTATTTTAAAAATGTTAAACATTATCATATCACTTACACTTAAATTAAAAAATTAA
- a CDS encoding diadenylate cyclase, translating to MKISFIDILDIFLVAIILLQIYRLVYNTVALNIFYGIIATFIFWKIVEAYKMKLLSVVISVFFQGGFLVLIILFQPEIRKFLLIVGSRIFLKKFIFSIFGKSGVSIKTETIDSIVKACAIFSGDKTGVLIVIQLHQDIKNFIQNGDDMDAKVNIPILESIFYKNSPLHDGAVVIIENKIIKTRAILPVSYNKEIPSRLGLRHRAAIGLSEKTDAICLVISEETGYISYIKNQKRTIINNINNLKMKLEKDFF from the coding sequence TTGAAAATTTCTTTTATAGATATTTTAGATATTTTTTTAGTAGCTATTATTTTATTACAAATATATAGACTTGTTTATAATACAGTTGCTTTAAATATTTTTTACGGGATTATTGCTACTTTTATTTTTTGGAAAATTGTAGAAGCTTATAAAATGAAACTACTTAGTGTAGTAATAAGCGTTTTTTTTCAAGGAGGTTTTTTAGTATTAATTATTTTATTTCAACCAGAAATAAGAAAATTTCTTCTTATAGTAGGAAGTAGAATTTTTTTAAAAAAATTTATTTTCTCTATTTTTGGAAAATCAGGAGTTTCTATAAAAACGGAAACTATAGATAGTATTGTAAAAGCTTGTGCTATTTTTTCAGGAGATAAAACTGGAGTTTTAATTGTTATTCAATTACATCAAGATATTAAAAATTTTATACAAAATGGAGATGATATGGATGCTAAAGTAAATATTCCTATTTTAGAAAGTATTTTTTATAAAAATAGTCCATTACATGATGGAGCTGTGGTAATTATAGAAAATAAAATTATAAAAACTAGAGCAATACTTCCTGTATCTTATAATAAAGAAATACCTTCTCGTTTAGGTTTACGTCATAGAGCAGCTATTGGTTTATCAGAAAAAACAGATGCGATATGTTTAGTAATTTCAGAGGAAACAGGATATATTTCTTATATTAAAAATCAAAAAAGAACAATAATTAACAATATTAATAATTTAAAAATGAAACTAGAAAAAGATTTTTTTTAA
- a CDS encoding UDP-N-acetylmuramoyl-tripeptide--D-alanyl-D-alanine ligase codes for MDNNIKIKNFYKLYYTKSSGIVIHSKKVKNNSIFFSLKGKNYDGNKFAHDAILNGAMIAIIDNNQYFYKNKKFFLVKNSLIFLQKLALYHRLKLNNIPIIAITGSNGKTTTKELVKVVLSKKYKIVHSTKNNFNNHIGIPLTILSIPNNAQISVIEIGANHEKEIEKMCYIIHPDYGYITNFGKAHLEGFKNIQGVIRGKLELYNFLKKNKKMVFVNGDDPIQLTNSLGIKRYIFSEKKDSDVPIKYLYNTNNLKSILLFKKTPIISALIGSYNLYNIASALSIGLYFKISLKKIKQAIEEYIPNNNRSQILKKNNIQIIADCYNANPNSMLSSLNFFNKIKGSKIAILGDMLELGNFSKKEHENIIFFLKKSNINTIFLIGKIFFNIKKNNSNKIKKFLNLKIFIKWIKNNSIQTDYILIKGSRKNYLEKIIHFI; via the coding sequence ATGGATAATAATATCAAAATTAAAAATTTTTATAAATTATATTATACTAAATCATCTGGTATAGTAATTCATAGTAAAAAAGTAAAAAATAATTCTATTTTTTTTTCTTTGAAAGGAAAAAATTATGATGGAAATAAATTTGCTCATGATGCAATTTTAAATGGCGCTATGATAGCTATTATAGATAATAATCAATATTTTTATAAAAATAAAAAATTTTTTTTGGTAAAAAATTCTTTAATTTTTTTACAAAAATTAGCTTTATATCATAGATTAAAATTAAATAATATACCTATTATTGCCATTACAGGAAGTAATGGAAAAACTACTACTAAAGAATTAGTAAAAGTTGTTCTTTCTAAGAAATATAAAATTGTTCATTCAACAAAAAATAATTTTAATAATCATATAGGGATCCCTTTAACTATTTTATCTATTCCAAATAATGCTCAAATTTCGGTTATAGAAATAGGTGCTAATCATGAAAAAGAAATAGAAAAAATGTGTTATATCATCCATCCAGATTATGGATATATTACTAATTTTGGAAAAGCTCATTTAGAAGGATTTAAAAATATACAAGGAGTAATAAGGGGGAAATTAGAATTATATAATTTTTTAAAAAAAAATAAAAAAATGGTTTTTGTAAATGGAGATGACCCTATACAATTAACGAATAGTTTAGGAATAAAAAGATATATTTTTTCAGAAAAAAAAGATTCAGATGTTCCCATTAAATATTTATATAATACAAATAATTTAAAATCTATTTTATTATTTAAAAAAACACCAATAATATCTGCATTAATTGGATCTTATAATTTATATAATATTGCTTCAGCTTTATCTATAGGACTTTATTTTAAAATTTCTTTAAAAAAAATTAAACAAGCTATAGAAGAATATATTCCTAATAATAATAGATCTCAAATTTTAAAAAAAAATAATATACAAATTATTGCAGATTGTTATAATGCTAATCCTAATAGTATGTTATCTTCTTTAAATTTTTTTAATAAAATTAAAGGATCTAAAATAGCTATATTAGGAGATATGTTAGAATTAGGTAATTTTTCTAAAAAAGAACATGAAAATATTATTTTTTTTTTAAAAAAAAGTAATATAAATACTATTTTTTTAATAGGAAAAATATTTTTTAATATAAAAAAAAATAATTCTAATAAAATTAAAAAATTTTTAAATTTGAAAATATTTATTAAATGGATTAAAAATAATTCTATTCAAACAGATTATATTTTAATTAAGGGTTCTAGAAAAAATTATTTAGAAAAAATTATTCATTTTATTTAA